One part of the Salvelinus fontinalis isolate EN_2023a chromosome 4, ASM2944872v1, whole genome shotgun sequence genome encodes these proteins:
- the prdm12b gene encoding PR domain zinc finger protein 12b, which yields MGSVLPAEALVLKSGFKQQSLSLSEIITSDILHSFLYGRWRNVLGEHLLEEKINVSPKTAFTAEVLAQSFSGEVHKLSSLVLPSEVIIAQSSIPGEGLGIFSKTWIKAGTEMGPFTGRVISPEHVDLFKNNNLMWEVFNEDGTVRYFIDASQEDHRSWMTYIKCARNEQEQNLEVVQIGSSIFYKAMETIPPDQELLVWYGNSHNTFLGIPGVPGIEDDQQKKSKTDEFHICDGSTSSSSALPTTASRMRCVICHRGFNSRSNLRSHMRIHTLDKPFVCRFCNRRFSQSSTLRNHVRLHTGERPYKCHVCQSAYSQLAGLRAHQKSARHRPGGAGGVVVGLHQAHSPPPPQMTTVPHPASLVHHIPTMVL from the exons ATGGGTTCCGTGTTGCCCGCTGAAGCATTGGTGCTGAAGTCTGGATTTAAGCAACAGAGTTTGTCTCTGTCTGAAATTATCACCTCGGACATTCTCCATAGTTTTCTCTATGGTAGATGGAGGAACGTGCTTGGGGAACACCTTTTGGAGGAGAAGATAAACGTCAGTCCCAAAACAGCTTTCACCGCAGAGGTCCTTGCGCAATCATTCTCAGGGG AGGTTCACAAGCTCTCCAGTCTGGTGTTGCCAAGTGAAGTGATAATAGCCCAGAGCTCCATCCCTGGCGAGGGCCTAGGAATCTTCTCCAAGACCtggatcaaagctgggacagagatggGGCCTTTTACTGGCCGAGTCATCTCTCCTGAGCATGTGGATCTCTTCAAGAACAACAACCTCATGTGGGAG GTGTTCAATGAGGATGGTACTGTGCGCTACTTCATTGATGCTAGTCAGGAGGATCACCGCAGCTGGATGACCTATATCAAATGTGCCCGCAACGAGCAGGAGCAGAACCTGGAAGTGGTGCAGATTGGCAGCAGTATCTTCTACAAAGCTATGGAG ACCATTCCCCCTGACCAGGAGCTGCTAGTGTGGTATGGAAACTCGCATAACACATTCCTGGGGATACCCGGAGTTCCAGGAATAGAGGATGACCAGCAGAAAAAGAGCAAAACCG ATGAGTTTCATATTTGCGACGGCTCCACCTCCTCGTCCTCTGCCCTGCCTACCACCGCTAGCCGGATGCGCTGCGTCATATGCCACCGGGGCTTCAACTCTCGCAGCAACCTGCGTTCCCACATGCGCATCCACACCCTGGACAAGCCCTTTGTATGTCGCTTTTGCAATCGGCGCTTCAGCCAGTCGTCCACCCTGCGTAACCACGTGCGCCTGCACACTGGTGAGCGGCCATACAAGTGCCACGTGTGCCAGAGTGCCTACTCTCAGTTGGCAGGACTGCGGGCGCACCAGAAGAGCGCCAGACACCGGCCCGGTGGTGCAGGGGGAGTGGTGGTGGGCCTCCACCAGGcacactcccccccacccccccagatGACCACGGTGCCCCACCCAGCCTCTCTGGTGCATCACATCCCCACCATGGTCCTGTGA